The genomic stretch ATGTGCGTGTCCAAGTGCAGCTGTCTGTACAAAGGTATACAAGCTAATGAAGATGCAAGCTGAGCACAGTCCAAGGTGAGTAGCTGTACTGCATATTCTGATGTGCACTCTCTCTCATCGCTGTCTTCTTCCCATGCCTGTTCCTCTTTAAATCGAAAATGAGTAACTGGATGACCTggtcaacaagaaaaaataaaaatttcaaaattcttcAAAACTATCAAAGCTATACCTGAAATTCctcatttgttaaaaaatgcaAGAATTCCTTGTgatcaaacacaaaataataggGAAAGATACTCAAAATTCATCAGAAAAACTGAATAATTTGAGATGCTTAACCATAAATACAATGTCTTTGTCAAAGACTGCTGctaaaaaaactattaaaaagtTGTTTGTTCTAAATTATCCACTGCAATGGACTTTCATTACAAGTATTTGAGTGTACAAAGAGTTCTGGAACAGTTAACCTCCATGAACACTCATAGTCACACAATAGATTACATACTACCTTTAATAAGCATCATCTGTAGCAAACAGGAAACTTCttttttatgaaagattttCGGATACTTCATACTTCTGAATGTAATATGGAAAataacttcatttaaaaatacgAACCAGCAGAAGCTAACAGCTTATTAAAATCTTCTCCTTTAGGTTCAGCTTGAGTGCTGGCTTCATCTGCTGAAGGCAGATCATACTTGGCCCAATTGCTCAAAACTTCACGCTTTCGATATGTTCTTTTAGGTTCACCATCAACTTTTACCTCTCcctgcaattttatttatttgatccTATTAATGACATTTATAAAGACATCGCATAATTCAGCGAGTCTAATACTCTGGAATAAAATTGGAGTTACTAGAAAATGTAAATGCTCCACATTCATGCAGATCATCTTCATCTAGAAACTTAACAATCAATGcaatacaaacatacatcaCTATCTGAAGAGGGTAGGTCTGCAGCTTTACTAGTTTTATCCTTAGGCTTTCCTCGAGTCGAGCCTGAAGACACGTGACAAGACGAATCGTTTTTTGAAGATGTCAAAGTACCCTTTGAGGGTTTTTGTGATGGCTTTCCTTCGCTCTCATCTTTTCCTCTGGCTTTGCCGTGCTTTTTTTGGTACTGTGCGCTACGTTTCTTCTTATGTTCGTCGGGTCTCATCGTTGGCAACtgttttaaagcaaaaacaaccACAGAGTTGTCTGTAATGAAAAGGCCGACAGCCATGATTTCGAATATTTGTCTAATCGAGAAAGAAATTACTTACTATTGAtctgtaattataaaaaatagaaatttattccatcttttatttagaaatatgaGTTATGATCTATCTGTCGTAactatccatttttttttccagcgaGTGTCGTAAAATTTTATGAATGACTCAGTCAGTGTTATTTTTGCTGTCTGCTAGTGGGAACAGGAGGCGTGTAATGCGATATCACTTGACATCGTTTGCTGTACTTAAATCTGTGCTGAGGTCGACGTCGAATTTGCTGCGCCGTCTAGATACCCGTGTTTCTCTGCCCTGTATAACGATTTGTCGCTCTAATTTACACTGGTCAAGACTGGTAAGAATGTCAGTAAGCGAATATGGTAGCTGGAAATCACCTATTTCTAGTCAGCTTGTGACTACTAGTGGAGTGGGTCTTTTGGAAGTGCACGTTGATGACAACCCTGAAAAAACAGGTAAgttaaataattatgttaacaaatttttaaatttcttctctgTGGTAAAGCATACAAAGATTTACACAAAGatttacaatgaaacattttatatagaAAACATGAAGAACTTAGGGTCCAAATTCCAAACAAGTTTTTTCCATGAATCTGTTCATTTATGCCCATTTTCTGTTccaattaataattttattagtaacaaATAGAAACTGAAAGAATTTGGAAGTACTTAAGAGTCTTTCTCATCGGCAACGACATgtacaaaccaaactgagcaagcagaggaagcaaagaagactggcttaacggtcaacagaaagaagactgaagtgttGAGAAtcacaaactaatatccctaCAGTTTACTCTGTTGggtttttgcatgtttgtgcaaGCTAATATATTAGTATTTATACCGTGTAACCATATAAGACACCCCTGAAACATTGAAGAATTACTTAGGGTGCCCTCCTAATTAAGGAGATAATGAAATAATGCAGCATGCATATCCAGAGGAATAGCCCTTTTATTGCAGACTATGTGTACTGGAGTGAGATCCACTATGAGGAAAAAGGACGGTATGTGATATGCTCAGCAAACAGAGAGACAGGAGAACAGAAACAGTGGACTCCAATAAACTTCAGTGCACGAACAACTGTCCATGAGTACGGTGGTGGAGACTTCTTTGTCTATGATGgagctgttttcttttcaaacttcaATGACCAAGTTCTCTACAAGCAAACCTCTGATTCTTCCACCCCAGAACCAGTGACAGATACCACAAGGAAGTGGCGCTATGCTGATGGCATCTTCTGTTCTAAGGTTAAGAATCATGTTTGTGGTTGTGGGCTTGATACTGATAATATTATTAGTAATGATACTTCAGTGAAAACGTTTTGCTTTATTAGCTTACATTTCCAGTACAAGAATACCATTAAAGACTGATTCAAgaatagtttacaaaaaataagtttGTGAGTCTGGTTTCCTTCTCAGAGACATCACTGTAAATATGAAACTCATCTCCATTTACCTCTGTTTGTTTATACTGAAACAAGACATTTGCTATCATGATTCAGCAACCAAGATTTATTGGGGTAAATATATAATACTGCATGTGTTTGAATGATGTTACCTTTATCTTACCTTGACATACTGattattttagtctttaaaCACTTCTTCATCTCTTGAATCATATTTTGAGTGTTCTCAGAATGTGTTATCTGCTATATGCAGCTAGTTGTAACTGTTGAAGTTACTGAAGTACTTTAATTTGCTGATGCATTAAGAACTGTTTTTCATCAGGTGATAGAAGGCAAGGTATAAAGCTTACAGtgacatattttcaaaataaatgggACATTAGTGCTCATCCTGCAGTTTGCATCCCACTGGTCTGAAAACTAGCTGAAGCAAAGGTTTCTTCTCCAAATGAAATGGAAGGACTAGTTGTGGCTCttctttgtgttatatttaaattttcctAATTGAGAGAAAACTTTGTCATTGTGGTCATCTGTGGATTATGTTGTAAACAGAAAGAGCTAATATACTGTGTGCGAGAAGACCATGAGGCAGAAGAAAAGGAGCCTGTTAACAGTATTGTTGCCATCAACCCAGTCACTAAAACACAAACTGTGCTGGTATAACTTTTCCCTTTGCTTCTCTTAGCttatttttctgtgtacatTTACATTAaagttgtgtgtttgtgtatgtatgtgagagagagtgcgcaCATGCAAGTGTACATATAATCATGTGTGTGCAGGAGTGTGTGGAAGGATGAAAGAAGAGAGATTTTGcacatatgtatatgtttgtgagTGAATTTGTGGGCTTTACCTTATAAAATAGGattggtttggggtttttttgtgtgccaTGCCTAAAGTGATTTTCATCTGTGATTCTCTGATTCAAAGGCAAGTGGAGCTGACTTCTACAGTCATCCACGTGTGTCACCTGATGGCAGAAATATTTGCTGGTGTCAGTGGTATCATCCAAACATGGTAAGAACTAACCCTCAACCTTTAGCTTCAAAGTTGTGGGGAGAAACTCCcgttattttttttcaccaaacaTTCTGATAGGAGATAGATCACATGTAGGATTGATATGAAGCAATGCATGTTCATGGGTATTTATAATTATTGCACACGTATGCATTCTCATGCAGATGTGCACACATCTATACACACACTATTAATATATAAAACTCTTTCTATATATAGGTATGCATATTTACACATTCTAATTTTCAAAAACCATTTTAGCCATGGGACAGTACTGAAGTGTGGACAGCTAAACTGGACCCTTCAGGAGATCACCTTGTGGAAGGGTCACAGAAACAAGCTGCTGGTGGTGAGGGCATCAGTGTCATAGAACCAGGATGGACACCTGACAACCAGCTTCTCTATGTGAGTGATGAAAGTGAGTGGTGGAACCTTTACTTGGTCAGCCCCTCAGGGCAGCATGTCAACATTCGGCCTGATCACTCAGAGATGGCTGGTCCACAGTGGACTTTTGGGAAGACAGCTTATGTTCCTGATCCCAGTGGTTCCAGAAAGATCCTTACTGCTCAGAACGGTGTGAGTGTAATTCCTATTCTTCTTTGTTACCAGATAAAATAATCTTAGCAGACATTGTCTCCCTCCTCAATTCAAACAATAGctcagagaaaaggaaaaaaaattgttgtctttGAGTCTTCTTTTCTTGCAACATTAATGATGGCTGAGGAGGGTCCATTGGGTTGGAAAATGGGAAAAGTCATGGAAATCTGAAAAATGATTTCCAGTGACTGGAAAAGTCAGCGTAGTCGAAATTCTTTGAAATACAGAGTGAAAATAGGAAGTTTGAAATCTGTGTTAGAGTTATGGCTTGTAATTCTGGTGTTCAGAAGAGATCACAATATACTCTTAAGTTAGATTAAGAATTGTCCTGCTGAAAGAAATCAGAGCACTTGGTCATTCAGCCAGTGTTTGGAATTTAACATCAGCACCTAATGAGATATACTTTGATAGACAAACATTGCATTCTGTTTTTAGGAACTAGGTTGGCTAGACTCAGAGACAAAGGCCTATAGAGTTCTTGAGACAGGATTCAGGTACAATAAGTGTCTTGCTCTTACCAAAACTGGAGATGCATATTGCATTGGCTCAAGTGAAGATCTATTTCCATGCCTTCTCAGATATGACATCAATTCAGAAAAGGTAAGACTCTAAGAAGACTTCATATAGATTCatgtgaattttttaattttgcttttgccaTCTTtctattcttattattattgcaaaaaTACAATAGAGCAAAAAAAAGAgttgcctcattttagtagtttttgcattttaatacatataaacaaaatatatttttccattCTTGGTGCTAGCTATCTGCTTGTCTTATTTCTAAGCTATGCCTTATTTCTAAGGTTATATAACAACAGAAATTTCCCTTTTAGTACTTTTGAATCTTCAGTCAACCCAGATCTACACCACAACCCCTCAGTTTGTTGACACTCTGCCCAGCTGAATGCGAATACTGAGGTTTCACAGTGTGTGTTTATTGGGGTGAACTAGGGTACGAACAGCAGGAGTATGGGCTTCCAGCACAGTGCAGAGAACGGCTGTAAGCCTGTCAGCAGAGGTTGAGGGGCAGAGGGATAGTTTGGTTTCCAGGTCATCACAAAACTTTGCACTTAACTCTGGTGTTGGATTAGTCTTTTTGTGTCCTCTCTTTTTGGTCTCAGTCAAATTTTACTCCAACGTAACTATCCACAGTCCACATATATAATCCACAGTTCAGGTGCAGTTCAGAATTCATTTACAATTCCTTTTTTATGAGATTGATACAACAACGGTAAGTCCAGTCTAGTGCTGGTATAAGCTCCCCATCAAATATGCAGGCCCTCAGTCCAGCACACAATAGCTTTTTACATCTCCTCAAGACAGACTTCCACTCACTAGTTTGCAAAGTCGTAAAGTGGTAGGTTTCTCTTATGCAGAGGCCAAGTTGCCTCTTTCCGCATTTCCTCGGAAAGTGGTAACTTTTCCTACTTGGAGGCCGAGTTGCCTCTTCCTGTGTTTTAGTGTGCCTGGTACCCCTTTCATGTTGGATTAATTCTTTGGAAAATagtttaaacaatttaaactaaaagtataaaatatgttttctacatTGTGGGAAGGTagcatttataaaaatgtgttttatatctTGTGTTTGCATTATGTGTTACACCATAAAGGAGGTATATTGACATTTTGTCAAGATCATATTTGTACATAATTTTGATCATTTCTCTTAAAATATCTCTTTTGACAAAGAACAAGACGAAATACAACATTAAAGGCTTGTGGTTTTTATAGGTTCATATTGTCAAAGAGTCGCAATCAGTGCCAGAAGCACAAGGCTATGTGAGCATGCCTGAGTTTGTCAGCTGGCCTACAGGAGATAAAGAAACGTCACATGGCATTTTCTATCCACCTTACAACAAAGATTTCAAGGCTCCAGAAGGTACAAAGCCACCTTTACTTGTCCGTGCTCATGGTGGACCCACATCACATTTTTTTGCCAACTTGGACTTAAAGCTTCAGTACTTCACAAGTCGTGGCTTTGCGGTGATTCTGGTGAATTATCGTGGCAGCACTGGCTATGGAAGAAGTTATCGCCATCGCCTGCGTGAAATGTCAGTTTACAACATTGTCTTGTATGGTATAGTATGATGTGGAAGCACAAGGAAGAATCTCCTTAATGTCGActtcttttacaaagaaaataatttgtgtgcTTATATATTTTGCATACCAATAAAATATCTTGACAATAAAGTAATTAATAGGTTAAATTTTTGCAAGTTGGTAAGTGATAgttggtaaacaaacaaacaaaaaataagaaatttttatcCTGAAATGGAGATTTTATATCAAGACTTGCAAATATACTATGTTAAATTAAAGTTTAAGATCTACTTACAACCTTTGgttacagcaaaaacaaacaacttttgcCATTCCTGATATTAATTTATAGGATTCCAAGTAAATATGTTTGATTTGCTGCAGCCTTTTCACTGTTGGAAGTCACTGCTAAGCATGTTGATCatgaaaataagaatttatttgccaagttACATTGCAAAAAAGAACATGTCTTAGTGATTGCCACCAATTTCTTGATAGTCACAGCTTGCatgtacaaaaagaaatgaagacaaaaattcCTCTGTtgcattgaaaataaaaagcactctTTCTGCAAGAACCCTTCGTTTTCAAAATTAGAAAGGTGTTTTTTAGGTTATCACTTGATCTAAGCATTATGAAGACAGACTATATAATGAATTGCAGGTGGGGAGTATATGATGTTGAGGACTGCTGTACAGCTGTGGATTACCTGGTCCAAACTAACAGGGTTGACTCCCAAAAAATCTGCATTGATGGGGGATCTGCTGGGGGGTATACAACACTTGCATGCTTAACCTTTCGGAACACTTTTAATGctggtatatatatttttggatgtTTTTCATGTATTTACTAATGTTGGCTAAATATTTGAGAACTGCATGCACTTTTTGGAGGGTGGTTGTTAAATGGAAGTTAAAAAAGTGACCACAATATTGCCTTTTTGGTGATGTGCATATTATCTATTACTACACAGGTGCAAGTCATTTTGGCATTGGGGACCTTCATGCACTGATGAAGGACACTCACAAGTTTGAAAGTCGGTATATTGGTCGTCTTTGTCCACCTGAAAAATTCCAAGAGCGATCACCAATTCATCACGTGAATCAAATCAACTGCCCCATTGCTCTTTTCCAGGGAGACCAAGACAAGGTGAGAGTTTGTTGAGTGCAGCATATATGATCTTATGATTGCATGAATCACATATAATTCTTTGCTAATGCTTGCATGAGTGGCATACAGGATAAACAGTTAAAATGGAAGTTGGGCTGAAGGTTCTGGTAATGGGCTCATATTTCAATGTGCTTCTTATGATCAGTGTGCTCTACAAGTCGCCTTAAATTAACACTTAAATAACAGACTTTCATTGTTTAATTGagtattgtcttttttctgtatacCTTAACTTGGTGCATGCAGAAAATTATTCACCTATGTACAGAAGTGCATGTACTATAGAGGTTGGAAACATAGAAGTTTGTTGACACCATCATAGTCTGAAGCATTGAACATGAACCCAGAATGTGGGTTTACTTCACAAGCCAACAGGTACAGAAACTAAACAGCAACTTCTACAAGTGAAGAAGCTTTCCATTTTATGTCATGTTAAAATTGAGAACTTGGTGATTGATGATCAAAGGAGAGTTAACACATAGTAATAATTTCATCTTGCTATTACATATTGCATTTTGCTGCCTTCAGATTGTGCCACCTAACCAAGCAGAGATGATGTACCAGGCAGTGAAACTCAAAGGACTGCCCACAATGTACATCTTGTTTGAAGgtaaatttattatatgtttattaaatttgGTATAAAGTTTATTATGGCCTTATtgtagcaaattattttttggCTGTACCAGACATCAAGATTTTAATCCCTAATTGGGCCTTAGTTGTGGTGTGTGCTACTTGACTAGCCACTTAAAAGGCTCCACCAATGAACCTTCAATATGGCTGGCAACACATGCTGGTAAACCCTAAAGCAGCATTCCACCATCTGCCTATAAAATGGTGACAGATAATTCACACTGCAAACACGTAGCTGGCATGCTCAAGATACTCAGATTATTTGAAATGTGCCTTAGattgatgaagatgaaatgTGTGCTGATATTCATGGTTATAAAAATACTG from Pomacea canaliculata isolate SZHN2017 linkage group LG8, ASM307304v1, whole genome shotgun sequence encodes the following:
- the LOC112570890 gene encoding cell death regulator Aven-like, whose translation is MRPDEHKKKRSAQYQKKHGKARGKDESEGKPSQKPSKGTLTSSKNDSSCHVSSGSTRGKPKDKTSKAADLPSSDSDGEVKVDGEPKRTYRKREVLSNWAKYDLPSADEASTQAEPKGEDFNKLLASAGHPVTHFRFKEEQAWEEDSDERECTSEYAVQLLTLDCAQLASSLACIPLYRQLHLDTHIFTPSQILSMDSLAAKHRETYMKICSASSSSQSLCSKPSLEPDEAASNSSANVIEKTDSQYFRGGSVDISVNILHKEGVDLSKNTNSASLLDNDEGREANTPKNKLLTGANAKKNVEKQSIGCKRTLDEELDDLLDNDSVQATNQGQSKLVESVKGTIKESDELEDWLDSVLDS
- the LOC112570366 gene encoding uncharacterized protein LOC112570366, with translation MRYHLTSFAVLKSVLRSTSNLLRRLDTRVSLPCITICRSNLHWSRLVRMSVSEYGSWKSPISSQLVTTSGVGLLEVHVDDNPEKTDYVYWSEIHYEEKGRYVICSANRETGEQKQWTPINFSARTTVHEYGGGDFFVYDGAVFFSNFNDQVLYKQTSDSSTPEPVTDTTRKWRYADGIFCSKKELIYCVREDHEAEEKEPVNSIVAINPVTKTQTVLASGADFYSHPRVSPDGRNICWCQWYHPNMPWDSTEVWTAKLDPSGDHLVEGSQKQAAGGEGISVIEPGWTPDNQLLYVSDESEWWNLYLVSPSGQHVNIRPDHSEMAGPQWTFGKTAYVPDPSGSRKILTAQNGELGWLDSETKAYRVLETGFRYNKCLALTKTGDAYCIGSSEDLFPCLLRYDINSEKVHIVKESQSVPEAQGYVSMPEFVSWPTGDKETSHGIFYPPYNKDFKAPEGTKPPLLVRAHGGPTSHFFANLDLKLQYFTSRGFAVILVNYRGSTGYGRSYRHRLREMWGVYDVEDCCTAVDYLVQTNRVDSQKICIDGGSAGGYTTLACLTFRNTFNAGASHFGIGDLHALMKDTHKFESRYIGRLCPPEKFQERSPIHHVNQINCPIALFQGDQDKIVPPNQAEMMYQAVKLKGLPTMYILFEGEQHGFRKAENIQASLDGEFYFFGKVLGFKPADKGIEYKIDNLKTEQSNIL